Proteins encoded in a region of the Isoalcanivorax pacificus W11-5 genome:
- the pyrH gene encoding UMP kinase, with protein MSSTSKDRSPRYKRILLKLSGEALAGNEGFGIDPAVLDAMSLEIGQLVGIGVQVGLVIGGGNLFRGAALQTAGLDRVAGDHMGMLATVMNGLALRDALERSNIRTRLMSAIPMSGVVEHYDHRNAIRYLKNGEVVIFCAGTGNPFFTTDSAACLRGIEINADVVLKATKVDGVYDSDPVKNPNAIKYDRLTYDDVLASKLGVMDLTAICLCQDHNMPLRVFNMNKQGALLNLMLGGSEGTLVEAGRTESA; from the coding sequence ATGTCCAGTACAAGTAAAGACCGGTCGCCGCGTTACAAGCGCATCCTGCTGAAACTCAGTGGCGAGGCGCTGGCGGGCAACGAAGGCTTCGGTATCGATCCGGCGGTGCTGGACGCCATGTCGCTGGAGATCGGCCAGCTGGTCGGCATCGGTGTCCAGGTGGGTCTGGTGATTGGCGGCGGCAACCTGTTCCGTGGCGCAGCATTGCAGACCGCCGGCCTGGACCGGGTCGCCGGTGACCACATGGGCATGCTGGCCACGGTCATGAATGGCCTGGCGCTGCGTGATGCCCTGGAGCGTTCCAATATCCGCACCCGGCTGATGTCGGCGATCCCGATGAGTGGTGTGGTCGAGCATTACGATCATCGCAACGCGATCCGCTATCTGAAGAACGGTGAGGTGGTGATTTTCTGCGCCGGCACCGGCAACCCCTTCTTTACCACCGATTCCGCCGCCTGCCTGCGCGGGATCGAGATCAATGCCGACGTGGTGCTCAAGGCCACCAAGGTGGACGGCGTCTACGACAGCGACCCGGTGAAAAACCCGAACGCAATCAAGTATGATCGCCTGACCTATGACGATGTGCTGGCCAGCAAGCTGGGCGTGATGGACCTGACCGCCATCTGCCTGTGCCAGGATCACAACATGCCGCTGCGGGTGTTCAACATGAACAAGCAGGGCGCGCTGCTGAACCTGATGCTCGGTGGCAGCGAAGGCACGCTGGTGGAAGCCGGCCGTACCGAAAGCGCATGA
- the rpsB gene encoding 30S ribosomal protein S2, with product MPNVTMRDMLKAGVHFGHQTRFWNPKMKPFIFGARNKIHIVNLEKTLPLFTDALTFVNRLASSNNKILFVGTKRAAQKVIAEEATRCGMPYVDHRWLGGMLTNWKTIRQSIKRYRDLEAQAADGTFDKLTKKEALMRRREMDKLERSIGGIKDMGGLPDALFVIDVDHEDIAVQEARKLGIPVIAVVDTNSNPDGVDYIIPGNDDAIRAIQLYVQAVADAILEGREYAATQAPGAADSDGFVEVDEAAS from the coding sequence TTCACTTTGGTCACCAGACCCGTTTCTGGAACCCGAAGATGAAGCCCTTCATTTTTGGCGCGCGCAACAAGATTCACATCGTCAACCTGGAAAAGACCCTGCCGTTGTTCACCGACGCCCTGACGTTCGTGAACAGACTGGCCTCCAGCAATAACAAGATCCTGTTTGTAGGCACCAAGCGTGCCGCACAGAAAGTGATTGCTGAAGAAGCCACCCGTTGCGGCATGCCGTATGTCGACCACCGCTGGCTCGGCGGCATGCTGACCAACTGGAAGACCATCCGCCAGTCGATCAAGCGCTACCGCGACCTGGAAGCCCAGGCTGCCGACGGCACCTTCGACAAGCTGACCAAGAAAGAAGCGCTGATGCGCCGCCGCGAGATGGACAAGCTGGAACGCTCCATCGGTGGTATCAAGGACATGGGCGGTCTGCCGGATGCCCTGTTCGTGATCGACGTGGACCACGAAGACATCGCCGTTCAGGAAGCCCGCAAGCTGGGTATTCCGGTGATCGCCGTGGTCGACACCAACAGCAACCCGGACGGTGTGGACTACATCATCCCGGGCAACGATGACGCCATTCGCGCCATCCAGCTGTACGTGCAGGCGGTTGCCGACGCAATCCTCGAAGGCCGTGAATACGCGGCTACCCAGGCGCCGGGCGCCGCTGACAGCGACGGCTTCGTGGAAGTCGACGAAGCTGCCAGCTAA
- the tsf gene encoding translation elongation factor Ts, which translates to MAAVTAALVKELRERTGLGMMECKKALVEAEGDIERAIDDLRKSGQAKAAKKAGRTAAEGTVAVAISADGKTGVLVEINSETDFVARDDNFLTFAGKVADAALAAEEADVASIAALQLADGSTVETAREALIQKIGENIQVRRAAVLKSSGRVGAYVHGGKIGVLVDLTAGDEELGKDVAMHVAAVAPSVVRPEELPEAELEREKSIIRAQPDMAGKPEEIVEKMVGGRIQKFLKEVSLVEQPFVKNPDVTVGKLAKAAGADIVSFVRLVVGEGIEKEETDFAAEVMAQVNKS; encoded by the coding sequence ATGGCTGCTGTAACTGCTGCTCTGGTAAAAGAACTGCGTGAACGCACTGGCCTCGGCATGATGGAGTGCAAAAAGGCACTGGTCGAAGCCGAGGGCGATATCGAACGGGCCATTGATGACCTGCGTAAATCAGGTCAGGCCAAGGCCGCCAAGAAAGCCGGCCGCACCGCCGCCGAAGGCACCGTGGCTGTGGCGATCTCCGCCGACGGCAAGACCGGTGTGCTGGTGGAAATCAACTCCGAAACCGATTTCGTCGCCCGCGACGACAACTTCCTGACCTTCGCCGGCAAAGTGGCCGACGCCGCACTGGCGGCTGAAGAAGCGGACGTTGCCAGCATCGCCGCGCTGCAACTGGCCGACGGCAGCACCGTCGAAACCGCCCGTGAAGCGCTGATCCAGAAAATCGGCGAGAACATCCAGGTACGTCGTGCTGCCGTGCTGAAAAGCAGTGGCCGCGTGGGCGCCTATGTGCACGGTGGCAAAATCGGCGTGCTGGTCGACCTGACCGCCGGTGACGAAGAGCTGGGCAAAGACGTGGCCATGCACGTCGCCGCCGTGGCGCCGAGCGTGGTGCGCCCGGAAGAACTGCCGGAAGCCGAGCTGGAGCGCGAGAAGAGCATCATTCGTGCGCAGCCGGACATGGCGGGCAAGCCGGAAGAGATCGTCGAGAAGATGGTCGGTGGCCGTATCCAGAAATTCCTCAAAGAGGTGAGCCTGGTCGAGCAGCCGTTCGTCAAGAACCCGGATGTCACCGTTGGCAAACTGGCGAAAGCGGCCGGTGCCGACATCGTGTCTTTCGTGCGCCTGGTGGTGGGCGAAGGCATCGAGAAAGAAGAAACCGATTTCGCTGCCGAGGTCATGGCTCAGGTCAACAAGAGCTGA